The following coding sequences lie in one Oceanicola sp. 502str15 genomic window:
- a CDS encoding DUF2268 domain-containing putative Zn-dependent protease (predicted Zn-dependent protease with a strongly conserved HExxH motif), producing MSAASLALHLCNARGALDGLAPWLTQAIHTTHARAAARLPLGPLDIVLRAGTQVIPEKGHVGLAPGPGTLILTVDPQNPALAQNTNESFERMVAHELHHAARWDGPGYGTTLGATLVSEGLACHFAQDLFGPPLEPWENAVPDALQSHRETIRTLWSDPGYDHNEWFFGTGVYPLWLGYAAATQLVARYFAEHPTATSAALAHDPPEHFRPLV from the coding sequence ATGAGCGCGGCCTCCCTCGCTCTGCACCTCTGCAACGCCCGCGGCGCCCTCGATGGCCTCGCCCCCTGGCTCACCCAGGCCATCCACACCACCCACGCCCGCGCCGCCGCCCGCCTTCCCCTCGGCCCGCTCGACATCGTGTTGCGCGCCGGCACCCAGGTCATTCCCGAGAAGGGCCACGTCGGCCTCGCCCCCGGCCCCGGCACGCTGATCCTCACGGTCGATCCGCAAAACCCGGCCCTCGCCCAAAACACCAACGAGAGCTTCGAGCGCATGGTCGCCCACGAGCTGCACCACGCCGCCCGGTGGGACGGGCCGGGCTACGGCACCACCCTCGGCGCCACCCTCGTTTCCGAAGGCCTCGCCTGCCACTTCGCGCAGGATCTCTTCGGCCCGCCGCTGGAGCCTTGGGAAAACGCCGTGCCGGACGCGCTTCAAAGCCACCGCGAAACCATCCGCACCCTCTGGTCCGATCCCGGCTATGACCACAACGAATGGTTCTTCGGCACCGGCGTCTACCCGCTATGGCTCGGCTACGCCGCCGCCACCCAGCTCGTCGCCCGCTACTTCGCCGAACACCCCACCGCCACCTCGGCCGCCCTCGCCCACGACCCGCCAGAGCACTTCCGCCCGCTGGTCTGA
- a CDS encoding OmpA family protein has protein sequence MRLSPKFVTLAALIVAAVLCYFSATAAAGLIERGSHSAVKTALIEGGHDWATVQTDGLQVRLAGTAPSEAARFRALSATGAVVDATRVIDQIEVEPAKPITAPKFSIEILRNDDGISMIGLIPAQVDRDEFAERITGAVGSDVAITDLLETADYPLPEGWDRAVKFGLYALKALPRSKVSIAANRVAVTAISSSGAEKRRLETMLAREAPDGVKLVVDITAPRPVITPFTLRFLIDENGTARFDACSADTEETRRRILSAARSVGLEGQADCVLGLGVPTPDWATAAEQAIAAVGELGGGAVTFSDADISLIALAGTAQNDFDRVVGDLESNLPEVFSLASNLPEKVSVDGTGEADQGPPEFVATRSPEGRVALRGRVTNEQVREAVRSFAQASFGSEAVYLATRLDPDLPDGWPIRVLAGLTALGQLNNGTVVVQPAYIEVRGITGNPDAKAEIARHLAEKLGEGAHFELAVTYQAELDPLADLPTPEQCLAKIVAINQATKITFEPGSTEITGPAVGVMDRIAEVLKGKCSEIDFAFQIGGHTDSQGREQMNQQLSQQRADAVLQALMDRRVLTGRITSIGYGEAIPIADNETEEGREANRRIEFKLVSAAGAEEAGAAGADGAEGENPSDDAVATEAATDGAEEEGEAETPGE, from the coding sequence ATGCGCCTCAGCCCCAAGTTCGTCACCCTCGCCGCGCTCATCGTCGCCGCCGTGCTCTGCTACTTCAGCGCCACCGCCGCCGCAGGGCTCATCGAACGCGGGTCTCACTCCGCGGTGAAGACGGCGCTGATCGAAGGCGGACACGACTGGGCCACGGTGCAGACAGACGGCCTGCAAGTGCGCCTCGCCGGCACCGCCCCCTCCGAGGCAGCCCGCTTCCGGGCGCTCTCCGCCACCGGCGCCGTGGTCGATGCCACCCGCGTCATCGACCAGATCGAGGTCGAGCCCGCCAAGCCCATCACCGCCCCCAAGTTCTCCATCGAGATCCTGCGCAACGACGACGGAATCTCGATGATCGGCCTCATCCCCGCGCAGGTCGACCGCGACGAGTTCGCCGAGCGCATCACCGGCGCCGTGGGCAGCGACGTGGCCATCACCGACCTGCTCGAAACCGCCGACTACCCCCTGCCCGAAGGCTGGGACCGCGCCGTCAAGTTCGGCCTCTACGCGCTCAAGGCCCTGCCGCGCTCCAAGGTCTCCATCGCCGCCAACCGCGTGGCCGTCACCGCCATCTCCTCCTCCGGCGCCGAGAAGCGCAGGCTCGAAACCATGCTCGCCCGCGAGGCCCCCGACGGGGTCAAACTCGTGGTCGACATCACCGCGCCCCGGCCCGTCATCACCCCCTTCACCCTGCGCTTCCTGATCGACGAGAACGGCACCGCCCGCTTCGATGCCTGCTCCGCCGACACCGAGGAAACCCGCCGCCGCATCCTCTCCGCCGCCCGCTCCGTCGGGCTCGAAGGCCAGGCCGATTGCGTGCTCGGCCTCGGCGTGCCCACCCCCGACTGGGCCACCGCCGCCGAACAGGCCATCGCCGCCGTGGGCGAGCTGGGCGGCGGCGCCGTCACCTTCTCCGATGCCGACATCTCCCTCATCGCGCTTGCCGGCACCGCGCAGAATGACTTCGACCGCGTCGTCGGCGATCTCGAAAGCAACCTCCCCGAGGTCTTCTCGCTCGCCTCCAATCTCCCCGAGAAGGTCAGCGTCGATGGCACCGGCGAGGCCGATCAGGGGCCGCCCGAATTCGTCGCCACCCGCTCCCCCGAGGGCCGCGTGGCCCTGCGCGGCCGGGTGACCAACGAGCAGGTCCGCGAGGCGGTGCGCAGCTTCGCCCAGGCCAGCTTCGGCTCCGAAGCGGTCTACCTCGCCACCCGCCTCGATCCCGACCTCCCCGATGGCTGGCCGATCCGCGTGCTCGCCGGGCTCACCGCCCTCGGACAGTTGAACAACGGCACCGTCGTCGTGCAGCCCGCCTACATCGAGGTGCGCGGCATCACCGGCAACCCCGATGCCAAGGCCGAGATCGCCCGCCACCTCGCCGAAAAGTTGGGCGAAGGCGCGCATTTCGAACTCGCCGTCACCTACCAGGCCGAGCTCGACCCGCTGGCCGACCTGCCCACCCCCGAGCAGTGCCTCGCCAAGATCGTCGCCATCAACCAGGCCACGAAGATCACCTTCGAACCCGGCTCGACCGAAATCACCGGCCCCGCCGTCGGCGTGATGGACCGCATCGCCGAGGTGCTGAAGGGCAAGTGCTCCGAAATCGACTTCGCCTTCCAGATCGGCGGCCACACCGACAGCCAAGGCCGCGAACAGATGAACCAGCAGCTCTCCCAGCAGCGCGCCGACGCCGTGCTTCAGGCCCTGATGGACCGCCGCGTGCTCACCGGCCGGATCACCTCCATCGGCTACGGCGAGGCAATCCCGATCGCGGACAACGAAACCGAAGAGGGCCGCGAGGCCAACCGCCGCATCGAGTTCAAGCTCGTCTCTGCCGCGGGTGCCGAAGAGGCTGGCGCTGCCGGGGCTGATGGGGCAGAAGGTGAGAACCCGTCAGATGACGCAGTTGCCACCGAGGCTGCCACCGACGGCGCAGAAGAAGAAGGCGAGGCGGAGACCCCGGGTGAGTAG
- the ubiA gene encoding 4-hydroxybenzoate octaprenyltransferase, translating into MHAETERPDAGQVADAVSGNWVDRWAPPATRPYLRLSRADRPIGTWLLLLPCWWGVLLAAASTGWRWFDLWIILGCGIGAVLMRGAGCTWNDITDRHIDGSVARTRSRPIPSGAVTVRQAAAWMAAQALVAFAILLTFPPMAIWLGVASLGLVCIYPFAKRFTWWPQIFLGLAFNWGALLAWAAHTNALSLAPAFLYLAGIAWTVFYDTIYAHQDIEDDALIGVKSTARLFGESSPSILRLFLALTITLLTVAMIAALIEPASPLQLALAAGGAWAMGWHLAWQLGQLDIENPATCLRLFRSNRDAGLIPVLFLAAVILL; encoded by the coding sequence ATGCACGCCGAGACCGAAAGGCCAGATGCCGGGCAAGTCGCGGATGCCGTCTCGGGCAACTGGGTCGACCGCTGGGCGCCCCCCGCCACCCGCCCCTACCTCCGCCTCTCCCGCGCCGACCGGCCCATCGGCACATGGCTCCTTCTGCTGCCCTGCTGGTGGGGCGTGCTGCTGGCGGCAGCCTCGACCGGCTGGCGCTGGTTCGACCTCTGGATCATCCTCGGCTGCGGCATCGGCGCCGTTCTGATGCGCGGCGCGGGCTGCACCTGGAACGACATCACCGACCGCCATATCGACGGCTCGGTGGCCCGCACCCGCTCGCGGCCCATCCCCTCGGGCGCGGTCACCGTGCGGCAGGCGGCGGCATGGATGGCAGCCCAAGCGCTGGTGGCCTTCGCCATCCTGCTCACCTTCCCGCCCATGGCCATCTGGCTCGGCGTGGCCTCCCTCGGCCTCGTCTGCATCTACCCCTTCGCCAAGCGCTTCACATGGTGGCCGCAGATCTTCCTCGGGCTGGCCTTCAACTGGGGCGCCCTCCTCGCCTGGGCCGCCCATACCAACGCGCTCTCCCTCGCGCCCGCCTTCCTCTACCTCGCCGGCATCGCCTGGACGGTGTTCTACGACACCATCTATGCCCACCAGGACATCGAGGACGACGCCCTCATCGGCGTCAAATCCACCGCCCGCCTCTTCGGCGAAAGCTCCCCCTCCATCCTCCGCCTCTTCCTCGCCCTCACCATCACCCTGCTGACCGTCGCCATGATCGCCGCCCTGATCGAGCCCGCCTCCCCCCTGCAACTGGCCCTCGCAGCCGGCGGGGCCTGGGCCATGGGCTGGCACCTCGCCTGGCAGCTCGGTCAGCTCGACATCGAAAACCCCGCCACCTGCCTGCGCCTGTTCCGCTCCAACCGCGACGCCGGGCTCATCCCTGTGCTGTTTCTCGCCGCCGTCATCCTTCTGTGA
- a CDS encoding 16S rRNA (uracil(1498)-N(3))-methyltransferase → MKAKIRLHVDHPLAAGQTVGLSREQAHYLFAVMRLGAGDQVLLFNGAAGEWRTEVLVANKRNPVLECREQTGPQVSPPDLWLCFAPIKKARTDFIVEKATEMGARRIVPVLTEFTNAERVRVDRLQAHAVEAAEQCGGTFVPEVCEPVKLSALLESWPQERRLMFCNEALVGEDRRLGGEAGPWAVLIGPEGGFSQGERDRLAAMEQAHAVSLGPRILRADTAAVAALTLWQTTHGDWQ, encoded by the coding sequence ATGAAAGCAAAAATCCGCCTCCATGTAGACCACCCGCTGGCCGCGGGGCAAACCGTTGGATTGTCGCGGGAGCAGGCGCATTACCTGTTTGCGGTGATGCGGCTGGGGGCGGGCGACCAGGTTTTGCTGTTCAACGGCGCGGCGGGCGAGTGGCGGACCGAGGTGCTTGTAGCCAACAAGCGCAACCCGGTTCTGGAGTGTCGCGAGCAGACCGGGCCGCAGGTGTCGCCGCCCGATCTGTGGCTGTGCTTCGCGCCGATCAAGAAGGCGCGGACGGATTTCATTGTGGAGAAGGCCACCGAGATGGGCGCGCGGCGGATCGTGCCGGTGCTCACCGAGTTCACCAATGCCGAGCGGGTCCGGGTGGACCGGCTTCAGGCCCATGCGGTGGAGGCGGCGGAGCAATGCGGCGGGACCTTTGTGCCCGAGGTCTGCGAGCCGGTGAAGCTCTCGGCGCTGCTCGAGAGCTGGCCGCAGGAGCGCAGGCTGATGTTCTGCAACGAGGCGCTGGTGGGTGAAGACCGGCGGCTTGGTGGCGAGGCCGGGCCTTGGGCGGTGCTGATCGGGCCGGAGGGCGGGTTTTCGCAAGGCGAGCGGGACCGGCTGGCGGCGATGGAGCAGGCCCATGCGGTGAGCCTCGGGCCGCGCATTCTGCGGGCAGACACGGCGGCGGTGGCGGCACTGACGCTGTGGCAGACCACCCATGGAGACTGGCAATGA
- a CDS encoding GNAT family N-acetyltransferase, whose translation MIRQAQPGEEARMEAFLAQHPNSSMFLRGNLETHGLVPGDHPHSSTFWMAETERGEIRAVVGCNNDGFLMAQVPEPLPGLWPAVAGALAGRRIAGMTGEDGQVQAAMEGLGLADAGFTLNHAEPLYRLDLARLTDPEAEIRPSRPEDEDMLRRWFAEHFLDTQFSRSKNQAVADARRRAARVVTEDNLRLLVEDGAPVGMAGVNARAGDMVQLGSVHVPRDLRRVGRGRRVTAALLAEERARGVATAVLFANNPEAARVYEAIGFERVGSYRIALLERPQPVRVMA comes from the coding sequence ATGATCCGGCAGGCGCAGCCCGGCGAGGAGGCGCGGATGGAGGCGTTTCTGGCGCAGCATCCGAACAGCTCGATGTTTCTGCGCGGCAATCTGGAGACCCATGGCCTTGTGCCGGGCGACCATCCGCATTCCAGCACCTTCTGGATGGCGGAGACCGAAAGGGGCGAGATCCGTGCGGTGGTGGGCTGCAACAATGACGGGTTTCTGATGGCGCAGGTGCCCGAGCCGCTGCCGGGGCTGTGGCCCGCGGTGGCCGGGGCGCTGGCGGGGCGGCGGATTGCCGGGATGACAGGCGAGGACGGGCAGGTGCAGGCGGCGATGGAGGGGCTCGGGCTGGCGGATGCGGGATTTACGCTGAACCATGCCGAACCGCTCTATCGGCTGGACCTGGCGCGGCTCACCGACCCGGAGGCCGAGATCCGGCCTTCCCGCCCGGAGGACGAGGACATGCTGCGGCGCTGGTTTGCCGAGCATTTTCTCGACACGCAATTTTCGCGCAGCAAGAACCAGGCCGTGGCGGATGCCCGGCGGCGGGCGGCGCGGGTGGTGACGGAGGACAACCTGCGGCTTCTGGTGGAAGATGGCGCGCCGGTCGGCATGGCCGGGGTCAACGCCCGTGCCGGCGACATGGTGCAGCTTGGCTCGGTGCATGTGCCGCGCGATCTGCGTCGCGTCGGGCGGGGCCGGAGGGTGACGGCGGCGTTGCTGGCGGAGGAGCGGGCGCGGGGCGTGGCGACGGCGGTGCTGTTTGCCAACAACCCGGAGGCGGCGCGGGTTTACGAGGCGATCGGCTTCGAGCGGGTGGGCAGTTACCGGATTGCGCTGCTCGAGAGGCCCCAGCCCGTGCGGGTGATGGCATGA
- a CDS encoding glutamate--cysteine ligase: MSIPQSGGGPIERHAQLAEYLEAGCKPREDWRIGTEHEKFGYCKDTLKPLPYEGERSIQAVLTGLRDRFGWAPVEENGYLIGLEKDGANVSLEPGGALELSGATLETIHQTCDEVNEHLREVKEVSDEIGVGFIGLGAAPEWMHDEMPLMPKGRYKLMNDYMGRVGTTGTTMMRRTCTVQVNLDFGSEADMVQKMRVALALQPIATALFANSPFFEGKPNGMRSYRSYVWRNMDAARTGMLPFVFEEGFGFEAYVQYALDVPMYFVYRDGKYINALGQSFRDFLKGELPALPGETPTLSDWADHLTTAFPEARLKKFIEMRGADGGPWRRLCALPAFWVGLTYDQGALDAAWDMVKGWDAETREALRVSAGEQGLAGEVGGMKVLDLAREAVSIAHDGLKARARPGAGGMVPDETHFLNALQDSVTSGKTPADELLEHYATDWNGDLSRIYPAYSY, encoded by the coding sequence ATGTCTATCCCCCAGTCCGGCGGCGGGCCGATCGAGCGGCACGCGCAACTTGCCGAATACCTGGAAGCCGGGTGCAAGCCCCGCGAGGATTGGCGGATCGGCACCGAGCACGAGAAGTTCGGCTATTGCAAGGACACGCTGAAGCCGCTGCCCTACGAGGGGGAGCGCTCCATTCAGGCGGTTCTGACCGGGCTGCGTGACCGCTTCGGCTGGGCGCCGGTAGAGGAGAACGGCTACCTCATCGGGCTGGAGAAGGATGGCGCGAACGTCAGCCTCGAGCCGGGGGGCGCGCTGGAACTCAGCGGGGCGACGCTGGAGACCATCCACCAGACCTGCGACGAGGTGAACGAGCACCTGCGCGAGGTGAAGGAGGTTTCGGACGAGATCGGCGTGGGCTTCATCGGGCTGGGCGCTGCGCCGGAATGGATGCATGACGAGATGCCGCTCATGCCCAAGGGCCGCTACAAGCTGATGAACGACTACATGGGCCGCGTCGGCACCACCGGCACCACCATGATGCGGCGCACCTGCACGGTGCAGGTGAACCTCGACTTCGGCTCCGAGGCGGACATGGTGCAGAAGATGCGGGTGGCGCTGGCGCTGCAACCGATTGCCACGGCGCTCTTTGCGAATTCGCCCTTCTTCGAGGGCAAGCCGAACGGGATGCGCAGCTATCGCAGCTACGTCTGGCGCAACATGGATGCCGCCCGCACCGGGATGCTGCCCTTCGTGTTCGAGGAGGGCTTCGGCTTTGAGGCCTATGTGCAATACGCGCTGGATGTGCCGATGTACTTTGTCTACCGCGACGGCAAATACATCAATGCGCTGGGCCAGTCGTTCCGCGACTTCCTGAAGGGCGAGCTGCCCGCGCTGCCGGGCGAGACCCCGACCCTCAGCGACTGGGCCGACCACCTGACAACGGCCTTCCCCGAGGCGCGGCTGAAGAAGTTCATCGAGATGCGCGGCGCCGACGGCGGCCCGTGGCGGCGGCTCTGTGCGCTGCCCGCCTTCTGGGTCGGGCTGACCTATGACCAGGGCGCGCTGGACGCGGCATGGGACATGGTGAAGGGCTGGGACGCCGAAACCCGCGAGGCGCTGCGCGTCTCGGCCGGGGAGCAGGGGCTTGCGGGTGAGGTCGGGGGCATGAAAGTGCTCGATCTGGCGCGGGAAGCCGTGTCGATCGCCCATGACGGGCTCAAGGCGCGGGCCCGTCCCGGCGCGGGGGGCATGGTGCCGGATGAAACCCACTTTCTGAATGCGCTTCAGGACAGTGTGACCAGCGGCAAGACCCCGGCGGACGAGCTGCTGGAGCATTATGCGACGGATTGGAACGGCGATCTCAGCCGGATCTACCCTGCCTACAGCTACTGA
- the plsY gene encoding glycerol-3-phosphate 1-O-acyltransferase PlsY, producing MPEITTALPLLALTALLAYLLGSVPFGMVMARLFGLGDLRAIGSGNIGATNVLRTGNKLAAFLTLVLDAGKGGIAVLLARFLLGEDAAQIAGLFAFLGHLFPVWLKFHGGKGVATFLGTLLALHPLTGLAACGTWLIVALATRLSSLAALISAATSTFWMFTLGYGNGFFLGIALTVLIYLRHVENIRRLKAGTETRIGEKKKTGP from the coding sequence ATGCCCGAAATCACCACCGCCCTCCCCCTGCTCGCGCTCACGGCGCTGCTGGCCTACCTGCTGGGCTCGGTGCCCTTCGGCATGGTCATGGCGCGGCTGTTCGGGCTGGGAGATCTGCGGGCCATCGGGTCGGGCAACATCGGGGCCACCAACGTGCTGCGCACCGGCAACAAGCTGGCCGCCTTCCTGACTCTGGTGCTCGATGCCGGCAAGGGCGGCATCGCCGTGCTGCTCGCCCGTTTCCTGCTGGGAGAAGATGCGGCGCAGATCGCGGGGCTCTTTGCCTTCCTCGGCCACCTCTTTCCGGTCTGGCTCAAGTTTCACGGCGGCAAGGGCGTGGCAACCTTCCTCGGCACGCTGCTGGCGCTGCACCCGCTCACCGGGCTTGCCGCCTGCGGCACATGGCTGATCGTCGCCCTGGCCACCCGGCTGAGTTCGCTCGCCGCGCTGATCTCCGCCGCCACCTCGACCTTCTGGATGTTCACGCTGGGCTACGGCAACGGCTTCTTTCTCGGCATCGCGCTGACGGTGCTCATCTACCTGCGCCACGTCGAGAACATCCGCCGCCTCAAGGCCGGCACCGAAACCCGCATCGGCGAGAAAAAGAAAACCGGGCCCTGA
- a CDS encoding L,D-transpeptidase produces the protein MSDQSISRINRRAFLGATAAAAVLPATLRAETVDPSALGPQAEVARNISSFRSLDWRPYFSTTRGGAILVDLTSRALHYWSSDQSVYKLYPTSVPITEDLTRRGRTSVARKVEGPTWSPTPAMKRRNPEWPDFVPAGPDNPLGTHALYLGWTYYRIHGTHDTRKIGRKSSNGCIGLYNEHIAELFGLVGVGAQVLLI, from the coding sequence ATGTCAGATCAATCCATTTCCAGGATCAACCGCCGCGCCTTTCTCGGCGCCACCGCCGCCGCCGCCGTCCTGCCTGCCACCCTTCGCGCCGAAACCGTCGATCCCTCCGCGCTCGGGCCGCAGGCCGAGGTCGCGCGCAACATCTCCAGCTTCCGCTCGCTCGACTGGCGCCCCTATTTCAGCACCACCCGGGGCGGGGCCATCCTTGTCGATCTCACCTCGCGGGCGCTGCACTACTGGTCGTCCGACCAGTCGGTCTACAAGCTCTACCCCACCTCGGTCCCGATCACCGAGGATCTCACCCGCCGCGGCCGCACCTCCGTGGCCCGCAAGGTCGAGGGCCCCACTTGGTCGCCCACCCCGGCCATGAAGCGGCGCAACCCCGAATGGCCCGATTTCGTGCCCGCCGGGCCCGACAATCCGCTCGGCACCCATGCGCTCTACCTCGGCTGGACCTACTACCGCATCCACGGCACCCACGACACGCGCAAGATCGGCCGCAAGTCGTCCAACGGCTGCATCGGGCTCTACAACGAGCACATCGCGGAGCTGTTCGGCCTCGTCGGCGTCGGTGCGCAGGTGCTGCTCATCTGA
- a CDS encoding CAP domain-containing protein, which yields MLRMITLIAVSALALAGCSPAVTTGTDGGVRVYNITARDANQIPYRVLDTVNELRAARGVSPVALSSELNAAAATHSRDMAVQNRPWHFGSDGSSPLDRVRRTGYAGQFVGENISETFESEIETVSAWMEQSDTRDVILSPAARNLGIAWHQEQNGKIWWTLITGS from the coding sequence ATGTTGCGGATGATTACGTTGATTGCCGTGAGCGCGCTGGCGCTGGCGGGCTGTTCTCCGGCTGTTACGACCGGAACGGATGGCGGGGTGCGGGTGTACAACATCACCGCGCGGGACGCCAACCAGATCCCCTACCGGGTGCTCGACACCGTGAACGAGCTGCGTGCGGCGCGGGGCGTGAGCCCTGTGGCCCTCAGCTCGGAGCTGAACGCCGCCGCCGCGACGCATTCGCGCGATATGGCGGTGCAGAACCGGCCCTGGCACTTTGGCTCGGACGGCTCCAGCCCGCTCGACCGGGTGCGGCGCACGGGCTACGCCGGGCAGTTCGTGGGCGAGAACATCAGCGAGACCTTCGAATCCGAGATCGAGACCGTTTCGGCCTGGATGGAGCAGAGCGACACGCGTGACGTGATCCTTTCGCCCGCCGCCCGCAATCTGGGGATTGCCTGGCATCAGGAGCAGAACGGCAAGATCTGGTGGACGCTGATCACCGGCAGCTGA
- a CDS encoding L,D-transpeptidase family protein yields the protein MKKLTRRAALFGATALALAGCSSKFKTYNGPEVTRIVVYKDRRRMYLLHHQDVLKEYKIGLGFAPRGHKQFEGDGKTPEGRYTIDRRNPNSSFHLSIGISYPNERDRAYAAEQGKKPGGDIFIHGARESKRDRKGSDWTAGCIWVKNREIENIYAMVRDGTPIDIHP from the coding sequence GTGAAAAAGCTTACGCGCCGCGCCGCGCTCTTCGGCGCCACGGCCCTCGCTCTGGCGGGATGTTCGAGCAAGTTCAAAACCTACAACGGCCCGGAGGTCACGCGCATCGTCGTCTACAAGGACCGTCGGCGCATGTATCTCCTGCACCACCAAGACGTGCTCAAGGAGTACAAGATCGGCCTCGGCTTCGCGCCGCGCGGGCACAAGCAGTTCGAGGGCGACGGCAAGACCCCCGAGGGCCGCTACACCATCGACCGGCGCAACCCCAACTCCAGCTTCCACCTCTCGATCGGCATTTCCTATCCCAACGAGCGCGACCGGGCCTATGCCGCCGAGCAGGGCAAGAAGCCGGGGGGCGACATCTTCATCCACGGCGCCCGCGAGAGCAAACGCGACCGCAAGGGCTCGGATTGGACGGCCGGCTGCATCTGGGTGAAGAACCGCGAGATCGAGAACATCTACGCCATGGTCCGCGACGGCACCCCGATCGACATCCACCCCTGA
- a CDS encoding class I SAM-dependent RNA methyltransferase, whose protein sequence is MTDAVIERLNLRGEGVAEGLPPIPRVLPGEEVSVSPEKLQILTPSEHRVSPPCRHYKACGACAMQHASDSFVADWKTSVIAQGLSAQGLTTRIRPILTSPPASRRRATLHGRRTKKGAMVGFMARASDVLVDVPDCQVLHPAILAATSALEAFTRLTATRTAGVDLAVTVSEAGLDLRITGGRAADRGLLAELAQLAGQHGLARLTYGDEPIATREPPAQRFGPARVVPPPGAFLQATAHGEATLLAAVQEAIGPEQSLVADLFAGCGTFSLPLARDVEVEAYEGDAALTAALDAGWRSTGGTLRRTTAHTRDLFRQPLLPDELARYGAVVIDPPRAGAEAQHRALATSSVPRIAAVSCNPVTFARDARILTEGGYRLDWVQPVDQFRWSSHVELAAQFTQA, encoded by the coding sequence ATGACAGATGCGGTGATCGAACGGTTGAACTTGCGCGGCGAAGGCGTGGCCGAGGGCCTGCCGCCCATTCCGCGCGTGCTCCCGGGCGAGGAAGTCTCTGTTTCACCCGAAAAGCTGCAAATCCTCACGCCGTCCGAGCATCGCGTCTCGCCGCCCTGCCGCCACTACAAGGCCTGCGGGGCCTGCGCCATGCAGCACGCCTCCGACAGTTTCGTGGCCGACTGGAAAACCTCTGTCATCGCGCAAGGCCTGTCCGCGCAGGGGCTGACCACCCGGATCCGTCCCATCCTCACCTCGCCCCCCGCCTCGCGCCGCCGCGCCACGCTGCACGGGCGGCGCACCAAGAAGGGGGCCATGGTCGGCTTCATGGCCCGCGCCTCCGACGTGCTGGTCGACGTGCCCGACTGCCAGGTGCTCCACCCCGCAATCCTCGCCGCAACCTCCGCGCTCGAGGCCTTCACCCGCCTCACGGCCACCCGCACCGCCGGAGTGGATCTTGCCGTCACGGTCTCCGAAGCAGGGCTCGATCTCCGCATCACCGGCGGTCGCGCCGCCGACCGGGGCCTGCTGGCCGAACTGGCGCAGCTTGCCGGGCAGCACGGGCTGGCCCGCCTCACCTACGGCGACGAACCCATTGCCACCCGCGAGCCACCTGCCCAGCGCTTCGGCCCGGCCCGCGTGGTGCCCCCGCCGGGCGCATTCCTTCAGGCCACCGCCCACGGCGAGGCCACGCTGCTCGCCGCGGTGCAAGAGGCCATCGGGCCGGAACAGAGCCTTGTCGCCGACCTTTTCGCCGGCTGCGGCACCTTCTCGCTGCCGCTGGCCCGCGATGTCGAGGTGGAGGCCTACGAGGGCGACGCCGCCCTTACCGCCGCCCTCGATGCCGGCTGGCGCAGCACCGGCGGCACCCTGCGCCGCACCACGGCCCACACCCGCGATCTCTTCCGCCAGCCGCTCCTGCCCGACGAGCTGGCCCGCTACGGCGCCGTGGTCATCGACCCGCCCCGCGCCGGCGCCGAGGCCCAGCACCGCGCCCTCGCCACCTCTTCCGTGCCCCGCATCGCCGCCGTGTCCTGCAACCCCGTCACCTTCGCCCGCGATGCCCGCATTCTCACCGAAGGCGGCTACCGGCTCGACTGGGTTCAGCCCGTCGACCAGTTCCGCTGGTCCTCCCATGTCGAGCTGGCGGCACAGTTCACGCAGGCGTGA